The genomic window AGCGGCCACCGAGTCCACGGTGACACCCTTCAGGAACAGCTTGTCGAAAGTACCGAAGAAGGCACCGTCACCGCCGAAGGCCAAGGTGTAGCCGTAGATGGCCCACAACACATAGATCAGTGCAGTAACCACGAACACTTGCATCAGCACCGACAACATGTTCTTGCTGCGGACCAGGCCGCCGTAGAACAAAGCCAGACCGGGCAAGGTCATGAACAGGACCATGGCCGTCGAGATCGTCATCCAGGCGGTGTCGCCCTTGTTAGGAACCGGTGCTGGTGCAGCGGCTGGAGCTGCTTCAGCGGCAGCAGGTGCTGCAGCCGGTGCGGGCGCAGCAGCAGGCGCTGCAGCTTCAGGGGCAGAAGCGGTTGCGGCAGGCGCATCAGCCGCCGGCGCAGCGGTTTGGGCCAACGCAAAAGAACCGGCTGTCATCAGGCTCAAGCCCAGAGCCAGCGTGGCGAGAAGTTTTTTCATGTCGTGCTCTCTTTCTATTTACAGCGCTTCTTTGCCGGTTTCACCGGTGCGGATGCGGACCACTTGTTCCAGGTCGTAGACAAAAATCTTGCCGTCGCCGATCTTGCCGGTGCGGGCGGCGCCCTCGACCGCTTCGATGACGCGCTCTACCAAAGCGTCGTCAATCGCCGCTTCAATCTTGACCTTGGGAAGGAAGTCGACCACGTACTCTGCACCGCGGTACAGCTCTGTGTGGCCTTTTTGGCGGCCGAAGCCTTTGACTTCAGTCACGGTAATGCCTTGCACTCCCATGCCGGACAAGGCTTCGCGCACCTCATCGAGCTTGAACGGTTTAATGATGGCCGTCACGAGTTTCATGTGTTCACCTCAGCTTGATAGTTAATGACAGAGTCCGGGCCTGGTGGCTTGCCGCGCCAGGTTTTCGGGAGCTAAGAGGCATAAAGCAGAAGCCGTGCCAAGTTGCGCGCCGGTGGTGTTCTGCAAAAAAGCCCCACAGTTTCTGCAGATTCCGCTAACATCACTGTACAAAACAACAGTTTGCACGGCAATGGTGCACCACAGCGCAATGCACCGAGATATTGCGCACCTTTTTGGGAAATCAGGGAAATGAGCTTGTCTTTGGTGCAAAGTCGCGCGTTATTGGGGCTCGAAGCGGTTCAAGTAACCGTGGAGGTGCACTTGGCCAACGGGCTCCCGAGCTTCACCTTGGTCGGTTTGGCCGATGTAGAAGTCAAAGAGGCCCGTGAGCGGGTGCGCTGCG from Rhodoferax potami includes these protein-coding regions:
- the glnK gene encoding P-II family nitrogen regulator, which gives rise to MKLVTAIIKPFKLDEVREALSGMGVQGITVTEVKGFGRQKGHTELYRGAEYVVDFLPKVKIEAAIDDALVERVIEAVEGAARTGKIGDGKIFVYDLEQVVRIRTGETGKEAL